TTAATTGTTGACACGCTCAAATAAAGAAATATATATCTTTAAAACTGCTGATTCAATATTCAGTACTCTATCCATAGTATTCCACTTGATGACAATTTCAAGAGCTATCTTCAGATATTAATTACCCAAGCttcaggaaaaaaaagcaaCTGTAGATAAGTTGCTATCAGCAATCAAATTATATGCAGTTATTAAAAGGGAGACAAGCAATACAAATGGTTGACAGAGATCTACTACTTGCAAGTCTTGTTACAGGAAGCTTATTTGAATGTAAATTGCAACAGGGAAAacattttgacaaaaaaaacctAACCTCACTTGAATCAGTCTGTGCCATTATAGCTGTAAGAGGATCATCCCTTTTCAGTCGGCTCTCCTCGTTAGGCATGATCACATCCTTCAGTGGGCATTCTCGGTCACCACTCTGATGACCATAGTTTCCACACCTTAAACATCTAACGTTACGAACTTCAACTCCAAATGGTTTAACCCTCGCAGGAGCACCTGTCTCCAACCTGAGAGTACAACAAAAACATATTAAATCATAAAATGCTACTTAAGAGTTATCTCAAGGCAGCACAATGATGCTCTAAGCCTACTCCCATCTAAGTCACAAAAGTTCCCAGATCGATGGATCGAGGAACGTGGGACGTCATCTTTAAAAAAGATGGAACAAGAGGGGTATACCTCTTCTAAAACTATGGAACGATAGATGGAACATGTTCCTAGTTTTTCCGGAACGATAATCCGGAACGGTGTACCCAATTTAAGGAACATGTTCGGTGTTCCTAGTTTGACTCCCTGGATTGTGCTCTTCTTTTTTCATACAAAGTCGATAGCGCGATGGCAGATGGCTCGAAGCGACGGCAAGATCAGCGCGATGGCTTGGCACTGCGCTGCCGCGGACAGCGATGGAGGAGAAAAGCGGGTGCGACACGCAGCGCGCCTCAATTTCTCCATCCTCCCCTTCACGATGGCGGCAGCAGTGCAGCGCACGCTCATATATGCACCTAGGCGCGATGGCAGCGAGCTGCAAAGAGCAAAAGCAGCGGTCGTCCCATGGAGCGATGAATTCTGTTCGGAAATTTTGGATTGCCTTTCCCATATTTTGCTCATCGTAGCTCGTTCCTCCCTCATATCATCCTGCTAAGTTCCTCCATTGTTCCTACCGTGTACTGGAACGACAACCCACCCATTTTCGGAACGAAGTTCCGCCTAGTTCCAGTTCCTCGATCCGGAGCGAGGAACTTAGCTAAGTTCCACGTTCCCTGTGACTTAGACTCCCATAACTCACAAAAATGTAATGAAAATGAATgtcatgtttgatcatttgagATTGGAAAAAggtgaaaatgaaaataaagtGAAAAGGGTAATTGTTTGGGTTTGGAAAAAGAAACTCTGTATGTCATACTGTCATGTAGTGATTGTTTCAagattttaacacaaaacaaggTGAAGGAAGTAAAGTACCTTGGAGCATTTTTCAGCACTTCAAATTCTTGTTCTGTTGGCAATGGCCGGCCAAAAACATCTTTTGGCCTGTTTTTCTTATCTGGACCTGCGTGGGTCTTGTCAAGTTCCTTATCAggcctgtattttttttttaaaaaaaaagttaaagaaaATATAGAGAAGTGATATGAGCAGAAGTAATAGGGTTGGTAGAAGCTTGATAAATGTGAAATAATTCATGAATCACGGCAGGGAAAAAAATGCTACATTACATTGAAGAGGtgcttgcagcagcagcactttGGGTTGCATCACCTTCACCAGACCTCCTCTTCTCATCTTCAATTTCAGCTGCTTTTGCACTCTCTGCGTTGTAGCCAGGTGGGCGGACATACATGAAACTCACAGCTTTCATTATCTCCATCTGAACTTGAGAAACAGATTGGATATCGACAACCGTGAATTTTTCATGGGTGACAAAAGAAGCATGAAGACTTAGATAAAAGCATACTTGTTCATCACAGCTTAACATAAAAGCTCCTATAAAGGATATATGCAACAAACATATAAACCTCTTGTATGCAACTAGCAATCATCATAACTAGATTTCTCAGTATTAAATAGGTTTGAGGTCCATGGTCCAAGTGCAGATAAATCTTTCCTCATTTCTACTGTAACTTACTGACTTATGTCCCATGCTGATACATGTAACAAACATATATTTGACTTTGAGGGCACAAAAGTGGGGCTGCACAGTCACTGGCACGTATTATCATCATCCATGGAGCAAATATGACAATGAATAGAAAGAAATCCTACAGAAACCCATGTCAAACATTTAGGTAATGTCTATAAGCAATGCTAAGTTGCTAACACTACTTGTCAATGGCCATATCGGATCAAAAGCACAAGCAGATTAAGCTATGATCAAAGCAGATGATTTAGGAGACACATATACAGCAACATAGTTAGCTAAGAAGGTAATTAGCATATACATAGGGTTCCGGTTCCATTATACCTTCTCCTTGTCCTTCTTGGAGAAGAGGGCGGTCTGGCGGAAGAACTCCTGCTCCTGCGCGAACTCACGCTGCACCTCCTCCTGGCGGCGCGCGCGGTTGGCGTGGATCTGCTCGGCGATCCACTTCCGCCGCTGGTTCGGGTAGGAGAGCGGGTGCCATGGCTTCTGGTTCAGGTACGAGTGGCTCCACGCCGTCCCCGCCTTCTCCTTCAGCtccacctcccccgccgccaTCTTCTTCCCTCCCCCCAACCCCCCTCGACTCCccgtcacctcctcctccatctccggccgcctcccccaATCTCGCCGCTCCCGATTCGCCGCCgctcgaactcgattccacccTCCTCGCTGCTCGCAAAGCGGATTCTGATTCTCCTCCCAGCCGAGGAGATGGGTTTCATGGGCTTCGTTTGATGGGCCGATTCGGCGGTATGGGTCGGCCCATTTAAGAGGCCCGCTTCATTTCCGCGAGACCTAGAAGGCTAGAACACTACCAGTTGAGTTGACTGGTTCACTCTCTCCCCATTTGTAGGCTGGCGGCGCGAGACACCGCCGCGTTGGCGCGCCGCTCACCTCGACGCCGAGATGGCGATGTCgtgctcttcctcctcctcctccgtgcgCCTCCGATTGAATCTAgcgccctcccgccgccgaaTCGCCGCTCCCGCCAACCTCCAGGTGCTCCGGCGCGTGGGAGTGGCGGCGGCTTCAATCCGGCTTCGTGCCGCCCGCGCCACGGGAGGTGATGCACGGCAACCGTTCGACCATGTGCCTCGCGGCGTTGAGGAGGTTGGTgagatggaggaggacgaggagcggcggaggcggaggggtcTCAAGATCGCCGTCGTGGGGTTTGGGAACTATGGGCAGTTCCTGACCAGGACGCTGGTGCGGCAGGGGCACACCGTCCTGGCGCACTCGCGCTCAGACTACTCCGCCGTGGCGGCCGAGCTCGGCGCGACGTACTTCACCGACGCGCACGATCTCGTCGAGTGCCACCCGGATGTGGTGCTCCTCGTCACCTCCATCCTCTCCGCCGAGGCCGTCCTCCGCTCGCTCCccgtccaccgcctccgccgcgacaCCCTCTTCGCCGACGTGCTCTCCGTCAAGGAGTTCCCCAGGAACCTCCTCCTCGGCACGCTCCCGGAGGAGTTCGACATCATCTGCACCCACCCTATGTTCGGCCCGGAGTCCGCGGGCGACGGGTGGGGCGGCCTCCCCTTCGTGTTCGACAAGGTCCGCGTCGGCGACTGCccggcgcgccgcgcccgcgccgaggcCTTCCTCGACATCTTCGCGCGCGAGGGCTGCCGCATGGTGGAGATGAGCTGCGCCGAGCACGACGCGCACGCCGCCGAGACGCAGTTCCTCACCCACACCGTCGGACGAACACTCGCCATGCTGGAGCTCCAAACAACTCCGATCAACACCAAGGGGTACGAGACGCTGCTCCGCCTCGTCGACAACACCTGCAGCGACAGCTTCGACCTCTACAATGGCCTCTTCATGTACAACAACAACTCCACCGAGCTCCTCAACCGCCTCGAATGGGCCATGGATTCCGTCAAGAAGAGGCTCTTCGACGGCCTCCACGACGTGCTCCGGCGGCAGCTCTTCGAGGGCTCGCCGCCGTTGgactccgtctccgccgccgcagccgggtCGCCGCCGGATGACGCACCAATCGATGGCGATCTTGACAGCGACAACGAGGAGGAGCAATCGGAGTAAATCGGTGATCGTGGTGTCACGCTAACTCTGACGTCGATCTCCTGTGAAGTCGTGGCCATGGTCCCTTCTCGGGTCATTTGCAAGATTCAGAAGTTGCTCCCCACTATGAACATCAAATCGCAAATTTGGCTTCCTTTTCACCTTTCCTCGCTTCAATTTACTACCCTGTTCATTCAAACTCCATGCTAAATACTCCATACAATAAAATACTTGTATTACATCGCGGGTCGAATCTATACATTTTTATCTTAATTTTGCGAAATTTCGTCGATTTGAATACGAATTTGTTTGATTCTGAAATGATGAATGGAGTAATAAAGAAAGTGGGTTGTATAGGGGGCCTAATCGCGTTGGGCCTAATTAATCGAAGTGATCGCGTAAAGTGGCCGACAGGATGAGGTAGCTGGGCCGTCGGTGAGATTCGGCCCATGACGTCGTGGTCTGGAGCGACACGTATCCTCCAACCAACCGCACCAATATCTCTCCCATTAGGGTAAGGGGAGGAGCGGCGAtctcgtcggcgacgacgacgtcgaggtcgaggcggtggcggaggagcatGGCCGACGGTCAGGAGGACGCCGCGGGTCTGGACGATGACCTTGTTCTCGAGGATGAGCTGCGAGGTCGAGAAGagggcgaagacggcggcggcggcggcggcgaggaagaggaggaggacgacgtcgACGGCCTCGCCAGCTTCCTCGAATCGGAGATCCTCTCTGGATCTAGCGGCGACGACCCTACCGGTGTAAGTTGttctcgatcgatctctcgcGTGATTGGCTTGTGCGAATCTGGTTGTGATTTGGGGGTAATTGGTTgcagcgggaggaaggggatgagaaGGAGAAGCAGTTAGGAGATGATGCGAAGAACAATAAGAGGAAGCAGGAGTCTGAATCTGATGGGGATAGCGGCAGCGGGGAGGAGCAGAACAAGAGGGTGAGGAGAGCAAAGGGGAAAGAGAAGGACGTGGCGTCGGTGGCGCCTCAGATCGATAGCGGCATGTTCTGCAATATCCCGCCGGAGTTGTTCTTGCAGATATTCAAGTTCCTCTCATCGGAGGATCTCATCTCCTGCGCCCTCGTCTGCCGCTTCATGAACGTGGTTGCGTCCGACGAGACCCTCTGGCGCCGCCTGTAAGCTTTACCTGAAACTTCATTTGCTCCAATTTTGCATTTGTTGTAATAAAAAGAATTCACTCACATGTTTGATCCATGTCCAATAATTTCAAGGTATTGTATGCGGTGGGGCCTGTCATGCAATACCAAACTCAGGGAGTGCGCTTGGAAGAAACTCTACATCCAGGTAATCCATCCGAAACCTACCTTTTCAAGCTACAGTTCAGATGTTGTAGTGCTGCAGTTTTATGGTGAAACTAAGAATGGCTACGCAATTTCAGTACCAATTCAAGAATAAACCCAAACAGTTCAATGTACAAACTAAAAGTTGATATTTGTTTTCCTTGTGACCTTGTTGCACTCACTGAACAGAAGTTCAGTTACATGTTGCAACTCAATCATTTTCGCTTGCTGCTAGTTGTCTGCATCAGTTTGTTGATGTTATTTTCATTATTCGTAAATTCCAGCAAGATAGAGAGGATATGGTTGAGTTTGTGAGAAATACACCTACAGAATTCAAGGAGTATTATATCCAGATGCAGGCTTCAAAAAGGAGTCAAGCTCCCCTTCCCTCTGAAGTAATCACTAATTCTTATCTCCATTATAGTTTCCCACATAGCTATGGAATCGTATTATATTGACAAGACTTAAATGTGACTATTGTGAATTTTGAAGGTCAACGATGACAAGGTTATTCTTGATAAAACAATAGCCGATCAGGTGTCTAGCTGGAAAAGCAGCAGAGGCCTCACTGATGATGCGGTCAAGGGGCATTCTTGTTCTGGGAATACATGCTCTTACACCCAGATTGGTGATGCTTATATTTGTGAGAAGACAGGCCGTGTTC
The Oryza sativa Japonica Group chromosome 6, ASM3414082v1 DNA segment above includes these coding regions:
- the LOC4342026 gene encoding arogenate dehydrogenase 2, chloroplastic, with amino-acid sequence MAMSCSSSSSSVRLRLNLAPSRRRIAAPANLQVLRRVGVAAASIRLRAARATGGDARQPFDHVPRGVEEVGEMEEDEERRRRRGLKIAVVGFGNYGQFLTRTLVRQGHTVLAHSRSDYSAVAAELGATYFTDAHDLVECHPDVVLLVTSILSAEAVLRSLPVHRLRRDTLFADVLSVKEFPRNLLLGTLPEEFDIICTHPMFGPESAGDGWGGLPFVFDKVRVGDCPARRARAEAFLDIFAREGCRMVEMSCAEHDAHAAETQFLTHTVGRTLAMLELQTTPINTKGYETLLRLVDNTCSDSFDLYNGLFMYNNNSTELLNRLEWAMDSVKKRLFDGLHDVLRRQLFEGSPPLDSVSAAAAGSPPDDAPIDGDLDSDNEEEQSE
- the LOC4342027 gene encoding F-box protein SKIP31, with product MADGQEDAAGLDDDLVLEDELRGREEGEDGGGGGGEEEEEDDVDGLASFLESEILSGSSGDDPTGREEGDEKEKQLGDDAKNNKRKQESESDGDSGSGEEQNKRVRRAKGKEKDVASVAPQIDSGMFCNIPPELFLQIFKFLSSEDLISCALVCRFMNVVASDETLWRRLYCMRWGLSCNTKLRECAWKKLYIQQDREDMVEFVRNTPTEFKEYYIQMQASKRSQAPLPSEVNDDKVILDKTIADQVSSWKSSRGLTDDAVKGHSCSGNTCSYTQIGDAYICEKTGRVHVCDDACREFVLDQSSGLLLCTISGHCFERWLCPDDEWDADDDTDLQQAGMTDEAEPFMGSGRFARAYQLGYSCADEKELEYALRFC